In a genomic window of Saccharomyces paradoxus chromosome X, complete sequence:
- the PXP2 gene encoding Pxp2p (similar to YJR111C) yields the protein MNQILNAQRLIQLSQFHPKLKNIWYLVAAATFSVCNEPQEIPKLYHYAMLLSNDNAHMYRFTLASQTIDLLRSELPIRKNLINENFQQPTFFQKQLTAKFREVILKTGPLAGLPRAINGLTVLKETTPDILLPHLDPIDPWEAAMGNSSPLSETSMRRKHDKTIQERDHTIQDGLRHWNSIYNKVSTRVVNNLNSSYPDLWYYTLVHVYGPLFAFDEILSAQETSLVIIASLVPQDVNPQLRGHLKGALNIGCDKETVEAVRGLAILISQWCGVKWKSGVVKL from the coding sequence atgaACCAGATATTAAATGCCCAAAGACTGATACAATTATCACAATTTCACCCTaagctgaaaaatatatggTACCTTGTTGCCGCTGCCACATTCAGTGTTTGTAATGAGCCACAGGAAATACCTAAACTATACCACTATGCCATGCTGCTCAGTAATGATAATGCACACATGTATAGATTCACATTAGCTTCCCAAACCATTGACTTACTGCGCTCAGAATTACCAATAAGGAAGAATTTGATCaatgaaaatttccaaCAGCCAAcgttttttcaaaaacaattaACGGCAAAGTTTAGAGAAGTTATTCTTAAAACGGGCCCCCTAGCTGGCCTTCCAAGAGCAATCAATGGTCTTACCGTGCTAAAAGAAACTACTCCGGACATTTTACTACCGCATTTGGATCCAATAGACCCGTGGGAGGCTGCCATGGGCAACAGCTCTCCCCTTTCGGAGACATCTATGAGGAGGAAACATGACAAGACAATCCAGGAAAGAGATCATACTATACAGGATGGGTTACGGCATTGGAATTCAATATACAACAAAGTTTCGACCCGCGTGGTTAACAACTTAAACTCCTCGTACCCGGACTTATGGTATTATACACTAGTCCATGTATATGGTCCCTTGTTTGCTTTTGATGAGATACTATCCGCCCAAGAGACAAGTTTAGTGATAATTGCTTCTTTGGTTCCTCAAGATGTTAACCCTCAATTACGTGGGCATTTGAAAGGCGCATTGAATATAGGCTGTGATAAGGAGACCGTGGAAGCTGTGAGAGGATTGGCTATACTAATATCTCAATGGTGTGGTGTTAAATGGAAATCCGGTGTTGTAAAATTATAA
- the NNF1 gene encoding MIND complex subunit NNF1 (Essential component of the MIND kinetochore complex~similar to YJR112W) produces the protein MVNSHGIRYIRLKQVFNRALDQSISKLQSWDKVSSCFPQYVNSKQGAINVANCQRQLTEFWTELCQREFKEIMEERNVEQKLNDLDELILEAKERYKGQDQEEVNKGPAIDELSSKELVECHIYSQRVHAIQEIDERLTKVNEMNDQLAQELKDLETQVEVEKKEIDKMYDEYLGSHTDQPVNVLLVQSLNDMVLELKENY, from the coding sequence ATGGTTAATTCACACGGAATACGTTACATTCGGTTGAAGCAGGTCTTTAATCGTGCGTTAGACCAATCGATCTCGAAATTACAGAGTTGGGACAAAGTCAGTTCATGCTTCCCACAATACGTAAATAGCAAGCAGGGCGCCATAAACGTTGCCAATTGTCAACGTCAATTGACGGAATTCTGGACAGAATTATGCCAACGAGAGTTTAAAGAGATCATGGAGGAACGAAACGTGGAGCAGAAACTAAATGACTTGGATGAACTGATTTTGGAGGCTAAAGAGCGCTACAAAGGTCAAGACCAAGAAGAAGTAAATAAAGGGCCCGCAATCGATGAACTTTCCAGCAAAGAGCTTGTGGAATGTCACATATACAGCCAGCGGGTGCATGCCATACAAGAGATAGATGAGCGGCTCACTAAAGTGAATGAGATGAACGATCAGTTGGCTCAGGAGTTGAAAGACTTAGAGACACAAGTGGAGGTAGAGAAAAAGGAGATCGACAAGATGTACGATGAATACCTGGGCTCCCACACGGACCAACCGGTCAACGTGCTGCTGGTGCAGAGCCTCAACGACATGGTCTTGGAATTGAAGGAAAACTATTGA
- a CDS encoding uncharacterized protein (Essential component of the MIND kinetochore complex~similar to YJR112W), whose amino-acid sequence MWESWLFVKIFAEDIVTVRKTQVSKYVLGVLICSLGASVTSEFAQSVLSRGQRVFDVKDIVCNFWGSLLGVGIAFYQDR is encoded by the coding sequence ATGTGGGAGTCGTGGCTGTTTGTGAAGATATTTGCTGAGGATATCGTGACTGTCCGCAAGACACAGGTCAGCAAGTACGTGCTAGGAGTGCTGATCTGTTCGTTGGGCGCAAGCGTAACGAGTGAATTTGCCCAAAGCGTGTTGTCGCGAGGTCAAAGAGTGTTTGATGTGAAAGATATTGTTTGTAATTTCTGGGGCAGTCTGCTTGGTGTGGGCATTGCTTTCTACCAGGACCGATAA
- the RSM7 gene encoding mitochondrial 37S ribosomal protein uS7m (Mitochondrial ribosomal protein of the small subunit~similar to YJR113C), giving the protein MLHSARRYMLFRPRLLCQSGPWAARFQSSVRTPASEPLAENQVDEWLEAINELREEFSAKDYLPETSLAPPGQSKVDLLQGSQAGSKIRPTAEQLAQWEALKSVPIPPRKNATLDHITNMIMRHGKKEKAQSILSRALYLVYCQTRQDPIQALEKSLDELAPLMITKTFNTGVAKASVIPVPLNKRQRNRIAWNWIVQSANQRVSGDFAVRLGEELTAITKGTSSAFEKRDQIHKTSIAHRAYIQLK; this is encoded by the coding sequence ATGCTGCATTCTGCGAGGAGGTATATGCTATTCAGGCCACGTCTCCTGTGCCAGAGCGGGCCGTGGGCTGCTCGTTTCCAGTCTTCAGTACGAACACCAGCTAGCGAACCGTTAGCAGAGAATCAGGTCGATGAATGGCTTGAAGCGATCAACGAGTTAAGAGAAGAGTTTTCTGCAAAGGATTACCTACCAGAAACTTCGCTGGCTCCTCCGGGGCAGTCCAAAGTAGACCTCTTACAGGGTTCGCAGGCGGGCTCCAAGATAAGGCCAACTGCAGAGCAGTTGGCACAATGGGAGGCGCTGAAATCCGTGCCTATCCCTCCACGTAAGAACGCAACGCTGGATCACATCACAAACATGATCATGCGCCACGGtaagaaggaaaaggcCCAATCCATCCTGTCTAGGGCCCTGTATTTAGTGTACTGCCAGACCCGGCAGGACCCCATCCAGGCTTTGGAAAAATCACTCGACGAGTTGGCTCCACTAATGATAACCAAGACATTCAACACGGGTGTGGCCAAGGCTTCTGTTATTCCTGTCCCTCTGAACAAGAGGCAAAGAAATAGAATCGCGTGGAACTGGATCGTGCAGAGTGCAAACCAAAGGGTGTCGGGTGACTTTGCCGTGCGTTTGGGAGAGGAACTCACTGCCATTACCAAGGGTACCTCGTCCGCCTTTGAAAAGAGGGACCAGATCCACAAGACATCCATTGCTCACAGAGCATACATCCAATTAAAGTAA
- the TDA4 gene encoding Tda4p (similar to YJR116W), which yields MNANSTATAIGLTSPFEKLSFFPNSSNLILAHLHEIIFSFVFYQLSFSIFAPFLNRVVFRKHYTTIRDPLLKIDFDVHTVSMIQAVVSNTVLLPTLTTPMHYNVVTYTDSYSSMVSSLSAGYFIWDLTMCMRYFKLYGIEFTGHAIGSVYVMLLSLRPFCQPWIGRFLIYEASTPFVNINWFIMQCNAKSKNSIPLWFNVVNGLLLMTVFFIVRICWGTIASALLFKQMWKVRDELPKLSAVTMMSLNIFMNFLNVLWFKKMIKIAKKLAKPAPISKLD from the coding sequence ATGAATGCCAACTCCACCGCGACAGCAATCGGCCTCACCAGTCCCTTCGAGAAGCTGTCCTTTTTCCCTAATTCTTCTAATTTAATACTCGCCCATTTGCATGAGATCATCTTCAGCTTCGTCTTCTACCAGCTCTCATTCTCCATCTTCGCACCGTTCTTGAATAGAGTGGTCTTCCGCAAACACTACACCACGATCCGTGACCCACTGCTGAAAATTGATTTCGATGTCCACACCGTCTCGATGATCCAAGCAGTCGTCTCGAACACCGTCCTGTTGCCCACCCTAACGACGCCGATGCACTACAATGTCGTCACCTACACAGACTCGTATAGTTCAATGGTATCCTCGCTCAGTGCAGGGTACTTTATCTGGGACTTGACTATGTGTATGCGTTACTTCAAGCTCTACGGTATCGAGTTCACCGGCCACGCCATTGGGTCCGTATATGTGATGCTTTTGTCCTTAAGGCCGTTCTGCCAACCATGGATCGGCAGGTTTCTTATTTACGAGGCCTCCACTCCATTTGTTAACATCAATTGGTTCATCATGCAGTGCAATGCCAAGAGCAAGAACTCCATCCCTCTGTGGTTTAATGTTGTCAATGGCCTCTTGCTCATGACtgtatttttcattgtcaGGATTTGCTGGGGCACCATCGCGTCCGCACTTTTGTTCAAGCAGATGTGGAAGGTCAGAGACGAGTTGCCCAAGCTGTCAGCTGTCACAATGATGTCACTGAACATTTTCATGAACTTTTTAAACGTGCTTTGGTTCAAGAAGATGATTAAAATTGCCAAAAAGCTCGCAAAACCAGCCCCAATATCGAAACTAGATTAA
- the STE24 gene encoding zinc metalloprotease (zinc metalloprotease~similar to YJR117W): protein MFDLKTILDHPNIPWKLIISGFSIAQFSFESYLTYRQYQKLSETKLPPVLEDEIDDETFHKSRNYSRAKAKFSIFSDVYNLAQKLVFIKYDFFPKIWHMAVTLSNAVLPVRFHIISTVAQSLCFLGLLSSLSTLVDLPLSYYSHFVLEENFGFNKLTVKLWITDMVKSLTLAYAIGGPILYLFLKIFDKFPTDFLWYIMVFLFVVQILAMTIIPVFIMPLFNKFTPLEDGELKKSIESLADRVGFPLDKIFVIDGSKRSSHSNAYFTGLPFTTKRIVLFDTLVNSNSTDEITAVLAHEIGHWQKNHIVNMVIFSQLHTFLIFSLFTSIYRNASFYNTFGFFLEKSTGGFIDPVITKEFPIIIGFMLFNDLLTPLECAMQFVMSLISRTHEYQADAYAKKLGYTQNLCRALIDLQIKNLSTMNVDPLYSSYHYSHPTLAERLTALDYVSEKKKN, encoded by the coding sequence ATGTTTGATCTTAAGACGATTCTCGACCATCCTAATATTCCGTGGAAATTAATCATTTCTGGGTTCTCGATTGCccaattttctttcgaaTCTTACTTGACGTACAGACAGTACCAAAAACTATCTGAAACAAAGTTACCACCCGTGCTGGAAGATGAAATCGACGACGAAACGTTTCATAAATCCAGAAACTACTCCCGGGCCAAGGCAAAGTTCTCCATTTTCAGCGACGTCTACAACCTGGCCCAAAAACTAGTCTTCATCAAATACGATTTCTTCCCTAAAATCTGGCACATGGCCGTTACTTTATCAAATGCGGTCCTGCCAGTTAGATTTCATATAATTTCCACTGTCGCACAGAGTTTGTGTTTCTTGGGTCTCTTATCCAGTTTGTCTACCTTAGTTGATTTGCCACTTTCTTACTATAGTCATTTTGTCctggaagaaaattttggtttCAATAAATTGACCGTCAAATTATGGATCACTGATATGGTCAAGAGCCTGACTTTGGCCTATGCTATTGGTGGCCCCATCCTTTACCTGTTCCTAAAGATCTTTGACAAGTTCCCTACCGATTTCCTTTGGTACATTATGGTCTTCCTGTTCGTTGTCCAAATCTTAGCCATGACAATCATCCCTGTCTTTATCATGCCTCTGTTTAATAAATTCACTCCCTTGGAAGACGGCgaactgaaaaaatccaTTGAAAGTTTGGCCGATAGAGTTGGGTTCCCTCTagataaaatttttgtcaTTGATGGCTCGAAAAGATCTTCTCATTCAAACGCATATTTTACAGGTTTACCATTCACCACTAAGAGAATTGTTTTATTCGACACTTTAGTGAACAGTAATTCCACTGATGAAATTACAGCTGTTTTGGCTCATGAAATCGGTCACTGGCAAAAAAACCACATCGTTAATATGGTCATCTTTAGCCAATTGCACACTTTCCTGATTTTCTCCCTTTTCACCAGCATCTACAGAAATGCATCATTCTACAACACCTTCGGCTTTTTCTTGGAGAAGTCTACTGGCGGTTTTATTGATCCGGTCATCACCAAAGAATTCCCCATTATCATTGGATTTATGTTATTTAACGACTTATTGACTCCACTCGAATGTGCCATGCAATTCGTGATGAGTTTAATTTCCAGAACTCATGAATATCAAGCTGATGCTTATGCCAAAAAATTGGGCTACACACAAAATCTATGTAGGGCGCTAATTGATCtacaaatcaaaaatcttTCTACCATGAATGTAGATCCTCTGTACTCTAGTTACCATTACTCTCATCCAACTTTAGCTGAAAGATTAACCGCTCTGGATTATGTtagtgaaaagaaaaaaaactaa
- the ILM1 gene encoding Ilm1p (similar to YJR118C) has protein sequence MAQALNSTNVAFFRVAFLFTIAFFCLKNVNSILQNTYFLVLTEAMNLPQLTLSRYNGQLGLFALLFALNGIQDLIPLLENNVKYFQSIVPFRLLIFFILTGISYLWESNFYVHNNSVFIYCFAEVWINFLLYNAIREEKNEDFKRLNQFMVSEEDIEEPQPFTVKTETTEVIEIINDEENNDDGEEDNDDKDEKK, from the coding sequence atgGCTCAAGCCTTAAACTCTACCAATGTTGCGTTTTTCAGAGTGGCGTTTTTATTCACGATCgccttcttttgtttaaaGAACGTTAATTCTATTTTGCAAAATACATATTTCTTAGTCTTAACGGAAGCAATGAATTTACCGCAGTTAACATTGTCACGTTACAATGGTCAATTGGGCCTTTTTGCTCTTCTATTTGCTCTTAACGGTATTCAGGATCTGATTCCCCTGTTAGAAAATAACGTTAAATACTTCCAATCCATTGTTCCATTTAGGCtactaattttttttattttgacAGGTATCTCATACCTTTGGGAGTCAAATTTTTACGTTCACAATAACTCTGTTTTCATTTACTGTTTTGCAGAAGTTTGGATAAATTTCCTTCTGTATAATGCTATTAGGGaggagaaaaatgaagatttcaaaagattaaatCAATTCATGGTTAGTGAGGaggatattgaagaacCTCAACCTTTTACCGTGAAAACCGAAACCACAGAAGTCATTGAAATAATCaatgacgaagaaaataacGACGATGGTGAGgaagataatgatgataaggatgaaaaaaaataa
- the JHD2 gene encoding histone demethylase (JmjC domain family histone demethylase~similar to YJR119C): MEEIPALYPTEQEFKNPIDYLSNPHIKRLGIRYGMVKVVPPNGFRPPLSVDVENFTFQPRIQNLENLDLANRCRLFFMKQLNNFNRSIKDPSKSILKNPYTVVEYPDSAHTSEIIKKKVYLYDVFSELIKDNRVPADTTQSPRRKLEFRDISQLRGDSSLWRTISKKFSIPTGLLKDIFEKYIASYYVFLHSLNESVHTALNTDQYPKSLLSDDEDDLDLGPDSNSASDFEEDDDDACIVCRKTNDPKRTILCDSCDKPFHIYCLTPPLEGVPPGDWICNTCIVGNGYYGFTQDTHDYSLPEFQRYCKHQNSRLLPARKMSIDELEEMFWSLVTKTHRNVLTTVKYGADIHNELPGQITGFPTRDFIPKNINGDELKDYFKYCDHPMNLTNLPMAHNSLLPLFKRNISGMTIPWIYIGSLFSTFCWHMEDQYTLSANYQHQGDPKVWYSIPESGCTKFNDLLNDLSPDLFIKQPDLLHQLVTLISPYDSNFKKSGIPVYKAIQKPNEYIITFPKCYHAGFNTGYNFNEAVNFTIDFWLPYGFGAIEDYKSSKKACVFDMFDLMINILKKYNKDTLSFNDAFARQCYSSLIVFYNTELKRIRKIQAIVPRTTLLEVDADPNDEDEEYDIFCSQCKTICSIAFVLHKLNSPDSIRTYKRHKKNHLSIKQWNELSTTDSKLSVLCTQDYLKTIQILNNDDSEEPCIDDELYFTKSLEDVDSLIKQVGVKLDR, from the coding sequence ATGGAGGAAATTCCTGCCCTGTATCCCACCGAacaagaattcaaaaatccCATCGATTATCTCTCTAACCCTCACATTAAGAGGCTTGGTATACGATATGGTATGGTAAAGGTCGTACCACCAAACGGCTTTCGTCCTCCGCTCTCTGTTGACGTGGaaaattttacttttcaaCCAAGAATCCAAAATCTGGAGAACTTAGACCTGGCAAATAGGTGTAGGTTGTTTTTCATGAAGCAGTTAAATAATTTTAATAGGTCCATTAAGGATCCATCGAAATCTATACTTAAGAACCCTTATACGGTTGTAGAGTATCCAGATTCTGCACATACATcggaaataataaaaaaaaaagtgtacTTATATGACGTTTTCTCTGAATTAATAAAGGATAATCGAGTACCCGCTGACACTACACAATCTCCAAGGCGAAAATTGGAATTCAGAGACATTTCTCAATTAAGAGGTGACAGTAGTTTATGGAGGACCATTTCTAAGAAATTCAGCATACCAACTGGTTTAttgaaagatattttcGAGAAGTATATCGCCTCATACTATGTATTTCTTCACTCATTGAACGAGAGTGTGCACACGGCACTGAATACTGACCAGTATCCGAAATCCTTATTAAGTGACGACGAGGACGATTTGGATCTTGGGCCCGATTCGAATTCTGCGTCCGATTTTGAGGAGGACGACGATGATGCTTGTATTGTTTGTCGCAAGACAAACGATCCAAAAAGAACTATTTTATGTGATTCATGTGACAAACCGTTCCATATATATTGCCTAACACCACCTTTGGAAGGTGTACCCCCTGGTGATTGGATTTGTAACACTTGTATTGTTGGAAACGGGTATTACGGATTCACTCAGGATACGCATGACTATTCTCTGCCAGAGTTTCAAAGATATTGTAAGCATCAAAATTCGAGGTTATTGCCAGCACGAAAAATGTCCATAGACGAACTGGAGGAGATGTTTTGGAGTTTAGTGACCAAAACCCACCGCAATGTATTAACGACTGTCAAATACGGCGCTGACATACATAATGAATTGCCAGGTCAAATTACTGGCTTCCCCACGAGGGACTTCATACctaaaaatataaatggCGACGAATTGAAGGACTACTTCAAATATTGCGATCATCCCATGAATTTAACGAACCTGCCTATGGCTCATAATTCGCTGTTACcattattcaaaagaaacattTCTGGCATGACTATTCCTTGGATTTACATAGGGTCGTTATTTTCCACATTTTGTTGGCACATGGAAGACCAGTATACCCTAAGCGCTAACTATCAACATCAAGGTGACCCTAAGGTTTGGTACAGCATTCCAGAATCGGGATGTACGAAATTCAACGATCTATTAAATGATCTATCGCCGGACTTATTCATCAAACAGCCGGATCTATTACATCAGCTAGTAACTTTAATATCCCCTTATGATTcaaacttcaaaaaatcgGGTATTCCTGTGTACAAAGCTATACAAAAGCCCAACGAATATATTATCACGTTCCCTAAATGTTACCATGCAGGTTTCAATACCGGTTATAATTTCAATGAGGCTGTCAATTTTACCATAGATTTCTGGCTACCCTATGGATTTGGTGCGATTGAAGATTATAAATCGAGTAAAAAAGCCTGTGTTTTTGATATGTTTGATTTGATGatcaatattttgaaaaagtacAATAAAGATACCCTATCGTTCAATGATGCCTTTGCAAGGCAATGTTACTCTTCATTGATTGTTTTCTATAATACAGAATTAAAACGCATACGAAAAATTCAGGCCATTGTACCACGGACAACCCTTTTGGAGGTGGATGCCGATCccaatgatgaagatgaggagTACGATATATTCTGTTCCCAATGTAAGACCATATGTTCGATAGCCTTTGTTTTGCACAAGCTTAATAGCCCTGATTCAATTAGAACGTATAAAAGGCACAAGAAAAACCACTTAAGTATTAAGCAGTGGAATGAATTATCCACGACGGACAGTAAATTGAGTGTCCTGTGTACACAGGATTACCTGAAAACAATACAAATCTTAAACAATGACGATAGTGAAGAACCCTGTATTGACGATGAATTGTATTTCACTAAATCTTTGGAGGATGTTGATTCTTTAATAAAGCAAGTTGGTGTTAAGTTAGATAGATAG